The genomic stretch GAAAGAAGTCGAAATGAGTCTAGATTAATTTAAATGGTTGATGGAATCAAAGAAGATGGAAGGAAGAAATCATGGATTTTGAGGTAAAGCAGTGGAAATGTCAAATGTGTGACTTGAAAAGGATCATTTTCATTCTTCCACTAACCAAAAACTGCAAGGGCATTTTTGATATTTCAAAATGCGACATTTCAATTCTTTGATTTAGGGTAGTGAGGCGGACGTCCTCAATAGCCCCGCCCCTACACAGCCCCAGTTTTTTTATCCGCACCTAAAAAagtgtttccgccactataggcggacacttccaatagcctcgaaattttataaccaattataagcaattataacaaaaaacgtgtattaaaaaaaattcctttttCCTTCATCTCTAAAAAAATGTcgaaaattatataaaaaaataaaattcaagggggcggccggcgcgccgacCGCCGCCCCACTATGGATAGCCCCGCCTAATCGCCACGTCCGCCCcggaccggcgcgtcctcgccccgaagACACTGCATGACCGTCCGCCCCAATTTTTTCGGGCGCCTCAGGGCGGAAGTCGCCCCACTATAATAGCCCCGAGATCGCCTCGGCGGGGGCTATAGTTGCGGCTATCCCATAGTGGATACTCTTATACTCTAATTTCTAATTTTCTACTATCAATCATTCATGTCATGTTGTATAGCACACTCACACCGAGTACCATTAAAGCATCGGTAAGGATTGAAAGCGAACATCACACCGTGCCAGAGGGTGGCTAGCGATGAACTAGTGGAGCATGTCGGGTTGTAATGTGTTTTGCTACTATAAGAAAAAAGAGTTAATATAATGTGTGGATGACACATAAATGATAATGTAGAGAATGAGAAATCATTTCAATAAATGGATATGAAATATTTATATGAGATgaacgaaaaagaaaattcaatcTATTTCTATAGGACGAGAAGGAGTTTTATATTTTCTGattattaatttttcatttcCATTCTTGAATAAGAATgtgtcaattttttaaaattaactcttGTGTTTTTAATCAATCTTAAATTTATTTACGATTAAGCTAAGGATGAGATATTTTATCCACCCACCATAATATTAGAATGAGCACACTCTTATTAAATATTAACCATGCGAAACTTTTAATTCTAAtcattaaagtattattaattGCGGAACAAATaacattattaattattaatgatGATAACAATACCATACAATATCAAAAATGTTTTTTACAAAAGTACTAATATGTAGTATAACAATATTTTTAGAATTTATTTCATAAAgtaataggagtattaaatatgtagtaaataaatcattattaatttaagaaaaggTAGGATTGAAAACCAAAAAATTATAGGAATAGTATTTCCGAATGCATTAACTTAAAATTTgccattattaaaataatacgaAACCGACTTTAAAAAGGTAAAATAAGATTAGAATtgattattataataatataatttgctGAAATTTTGCCCTAGACGAATTTACTATAAAAAGGAGAAAGTTGATAGCAGCCATTGATTTTGCTTTGCAAACACAAGCTAATTTCTCACTTCCCTACTTCTTCAACTCCACGGCGCCGATCCGGGGAGTTTGTGCTACGTTAATCAATCCTTCAACAATCATCGTCTTCCTTTTCGATTCAAAGGTACGATCTGtaattttgtttgtttgatttcttctgctcaattttttaatttattttttttggggggtGGGGGGGATTTCATTGTACCATGATTTGTAGGTTTATCATGTTGGGTTTTCTGAGTTCATTTCGCGTTTGATCTGTTATTTTGTGTTAACATACTTTAAAATggctgaatcttttatgtaacACGCCTGGTTAGGGTTCTGATTTCCCTTGATTTTATGTTTTACTTTATGCTCGAGATCTTAATATTAGGGGTTTTGTATGTTTTTTGATTCGCATCGTTGGCCAggattatttttgttttttgctGTAACTCCattagatttaatttaaatCTGTGACATTGTTGGGGTTGAAGCGATCTATAGATTTTTTTTGCTGATAATAGTTGGTGAGCTAGTTTCTATTTTTTCGTTGAAAAGATAAGGTTGTATCTTGTGAAAAGGTTTATATCTGTAGAATTTGGGGATGAGTATTATAATTGCTATCAGATATTGACATTATAGTCTTTGATTGTGATAGTGTTTTCTTATCCCAGACATTAAAACAGGATTTTAATGCTTGTACCCCATAATGTATGGTGCCCAAGTTTGGCTATTCTGTGACATTTGTTCTCTTTGAAAATTGTAGGATCTTGCTATTATTATGTCATTGCTTTTATTGCAAATTGTTGTGTGTGTAATCGATTTCTTTATCGTCAATTGATTGGTGCGGACTAACTTATACATGAAGTATACTGCAGTATGGCAGGTTTGGCACCAGAAGGATCACAATTTGATGGCCGTCAGTTCGATGCCAAGATGAGTGAATTGTAAGTTGCCTCTGTGTGAATTCTTCGCTCAGTATTCAATTTTGATACGGAGCTGTGAATGTTGAATGAGCTCAATTTTCTGATGCAGGCTCCAAGTTGACGGTGGTGATGAGTTCTTTACTTCTTATGATGAGGTTTACGACAGTTTTGATGCTATGGGTCTTCAAGAGAATCTTCTGAGGGGAATCTATGCCTATGGTATGTCTGCTATGGCTTCTGTTTTGTGCAAGGctttaagaaaatttaaaattttcttaatattttataGACTTTTGATCAATATTTCTTGTTATTGAATGTGGTTTATAATGTTTTTGCCTTCCCTTTTTGTTCAGGTTTTGAGAAGCCTTCTGCCATCCAGCAACGGGGCATTGTTCCCTTCTGCAAGGGGCTCGATGTTATCCAGCAGGCTCAGTCTGGAACTGGCAAAACTGCTACCTTCTGTTCTGGAATTCTGCAGCAGCTTGATTACGGTGTGGTTCAATGCCAGGCCTTGGTTTTGGCACCTACCAGAGAACTTGCACAACAGATTGAGAAGGTTATGCGCGCACTTGGTGACTATCTCGGTGTCAAGGTTCATGCTTGTGTCGGAGGAACCAGTGTTCGTGAGGATCAGAGGATCCTTTCAGCTGGGGTTCATGTTGTTGTTGGAACCCCTGGTCGTGTGTTTGATATGCTGCGAAGGCAGTCACTTCGTGCTGAATATATCAAGATGTTTGTTTTGGATGAGGCTGATGAGATGCTTTCTCGTGGTTTCAAGGATCAGGTACATCTTTTTCACATTGTTCATTGtgtgtgattcttgaactatggCATGATTTCTCGTTTTCATTGTTGGATATGCTACTGACTATGTAATCCTTGTGCTCTGCTAGATTTACGACATTTTCCAGTTGCTGCCATCCAAGGTTCAAGTCGGAGTTTTCTCAGCTACAATGCCCCCTGAAGCCCTTGAAATCACCCGGAAGTTCATGAACAAACCAGTGAGGATTTTGGTGAAGAGGGACGAGCTAACCCTCGAGGGTATCAAGCAGTTCTACGTGAATGTCGACAAGGAAGAGTGGAAGCTGGAGACACTCTGCGATCT from Salvia splendens isolate huo1 chromosome 15, SspV2, whole genome shotgun sequence encodes the following:
- the LOC121766343 gene encoding eukaryotic initiation factor 4A-10-like, translating into MAGLAPEGSQFDGRQFDAKMSELLQVDGGDEFFTSYDEVYDSFDAMGLQENLLRGIYAYGFEKPSAIQQRGIVPFCKGLDVIQQAQSGTGKTATFCSGILQQLDYGVVQCQALVLAPTRELAQQIEKVMRALGDYLGVKVHACVGGTSVREDQRILSAGVHVVVGTPGRVFDMLRRQSLRAEYIKMFVLDEADEMLSRGFKDQIYDIFQLLPSKVQVGVFSATMPPEALEITRKFMNKPVRILVKRDELTLEGIKQFYVNVDKEEWKLETLCDLYETLAITQSVIFVNTRRKVDWLTDKMRSRDHTVSATHGDMDQNTRDIIMREFRSGSSRVLITTDLLARGIDVQQVSLVINYDLPTQPENYLHRIGRSGRFGRKGVAINFMTNEDDKMLNDIQKFYNVVIEELPANVADLL